A window of the Azospirillum brasilense genome harbors these coding sequences:
- a CDS encoding gamma-glutamyltransferase family protein, with protein sequence MLNTPRSRRGMVTSPHHLASQAGLQILRDGGTAVEAAVAVAAALAVVYPHMTGIGGDGFWLIAEPGRDPVAIDACGGAGKAVSLDLYRRHGHATVPWRGPLAANTVAGTIDGWREALAVSAGWAEPLPLARILDEAIAHAEQGIPVTASQEGLTRQKLHELKDVPGFKDTFLPGGAVPLEGSTLKQPALAATLRRLAAEGLDSFYRGPLAASIAADLQRAGSPVDAADLAGHAAHRRPALSVGVRGARLFNHPPPTQGLASLMILALFDRLGVTEGEGFDHIHGLIEATKQAFLVRDREVGDPAYMGREAQTFLDDAVLDGLAANIDRARALPWPHVAKPGDTVWLGVIDGQGRAVSMIQSVYFEFGSGLVLPDTGITWQNRGASFRLAEDGWNALAPGRKPFHTLNPAMARFDDGRSMVYGTMGGEGQPQTQAAVFSRYAMFRQGLQAAVTAPRWLLGRTWGEDSVTLKLESRFDPALVAALRDAGHEVELLDPYTSTMGHAGAIVRHADGTLEGATDPRSDGAVAAW encoded by the coding sequence ATGCTGAACACGCCGCGCAGCCGCCGGGGAATGGTCACATCCCCGCATCATCTCGCCAGCCAAGCCGGCCTCCAGATCCTGCGCGACGGCGGCACCGCCGTCGAGGCGGCGGTCGCGGTCGCCGCGGCGCTGGCCGTCGTCTACCCGCACATGACCGGCATCGGCGGCGACGGCTTCTGGCTGATCGCCGAGCCGGGGCGCGACCCCGTCGCCATCGACGCCTGCGGCGGGGCGGGCAAGGCCGTCTCGCTCGACCTCTACCGGCGCCACGGCCACGCGACGGTGCCCTGGCGTGGGCCGCTGGCTGCGAACACGGTCGCCGGCACCATCGACGGCTGGCGCGAGGCGCTGGCCGTCAGCGCCGGCTGGGCCGAGCCGCTGCCGCTCGCCCGCATCCTGGACGAAGCCATCGCCCACGCCGAGCAGGGCATCCCCGTCACCGCCAGCCAGGAAGGGCTGACCCGCCAGAAGCTGCACGAGCTGAAGGACGTCCCCGGCTTCAAGGACACCTTCCTGCCGGGCGGCGCCGTGCCGCTGGAAGGCTCGACATTGAAGCAGCCGGCGCTGGCCGCCACGCTGCGCCGGCTGGCGGCCGAAGGGCTGGACAGCTTCTACCGCGGGCCGCTCGCAGCATCCATCGCGGCGGATTTGCAGCGCGCCGGCTCGCCGGTGGATGCGGCGGATCTTGCGGGTCACGCGGCGCACCGCCGCCCGGCCCTGTCGGTCGGCGTGCGCGGGGCGCGGCTGTTCAACCACCCGCCGCCGACGCAGGGTCTGGCCTCGCTGATGATCCTCGCGCTGTTCGACCGGCTGGGGGTGACGGAGGGCGAGGGCTTCGACCACATCCACGGGCTGATCGAGGCGACCAAGCAGGCCTTCCTGGTCCGCGACCGCGAGGTCGGCGACCCGGCCTACATGGGGCGGGAGGCGCAGACCTTCCTCGACGACGCGGTGCTGGACGGGCTGGCGGCGAACATCGACCGCGCCCGCGCGCTGCCCTGGCCGCATGTGGCCAAGCCGGGCGACACGGTGTGGCTGGGGGTGATCGACGGGCAGGGCCGCGCCGTCAGCATGATCCAGAGCGTCTATTTCGAATTCGGCTCCGGCCTCGTCCTGCCGGACACCGGGATCACCTGGCAGAACCGCGGCGCCTCCTTCCGTCTGGCGGAGGACGGCTGGAACGCGCTGGCGCCGGGGCGCAAGCCCTTCCACACGCTGAACCCGGCGATGGCCCGCTTCGACGACGGGCGCAGCATGGTCTACGGCACCATGGGCGGGGAGGGGCAGCCGCAGACGCAGGCCGCCGTCTTCTCCCGCTACGCGATGTTCAGGCAGGGCCTGCAGGCCGCCGTCACGGCGCCGCGCTGGCTGCTTGGCCGCACCTGGGGCGAGGACAGCGTGACGCTGAAGCTGGAAAGCCGCTTCGACCCCGCCCTGGTCGCCGCCCTGCGCGACGCCGGGCACGAAGTCGAACTGCTCGATCCGTACACGAGCACCATGGGGCATGCGGGCGCCATCGTCCGCCATGCCGACGGAACGCTGGAGGGGGCGACCGATCCCCGCAGCGACGGCGCGGTCGCCGCTTGGTGA
- a CDS encoding ABC transporter substrate-binding protein, which yields MRTMKTTALLLSAALLAPGVAFAQETIKIGVTQPLTGAVAASGNYVANGARVAEEVVNANGGVLGKKIQLIIEDNKSNPKEAVASAEKLIVRDKVPVLMGAWSSTFTLAVMPKLVEYGVPMVVETSSSTKITTSGNPWVFRIAPTSAMEAKSFAEKLDHFQPAIQKADFLAVNNDFGRGSAEEFRKMLQAKGVEIGVTETMAPEATDLSAQLSSIKQSGGDTLFVTTGVEQITLILKQAAELRLPHRVITNGGSSSPDQLIAQAGAAADGGYFTLFFAPWFPEKAVHPTVAKIFVDGWNKKGYDFAGLTEGYRGFDGIMTIVEAIKKAGKAEPQAIRDALWTVKLDGVNGDIAFKKDGPEGKESGQNEANVYVVQVKDGKVTMP from the coding sequence ATGCGGACGATGAAGACCACGGCGTTGCTGCTGAGCGCCGCGCTGCTGGCGCCGGGCGTGGCCTTTGCGCAGGAGACGATCAAGATCGGCGTGACCCAGCCGCTGACTGGCGCGGTCGCCGCGTCGGGCAACTACGTCGCCAACGGCGCGCGGGTGGCGGAGGAGGTCGTGAACGCCAACGGCGGCGTTCTCGGCAAGAAGATCCAGCTGATCATCGAGGACAACAAGAGCAACCCGAAGGAGGCCGTCGCCTCCGCCGAGAAGCTGATCGTGCGCGACAAGGTCCCGGTGCTGATGGGCGCCTGGAGCTCCACCTTCACCCTGGCGGTGATGCCGAAGCTGGTGGAGTACGGCGTGCCGATGGTGGTCGAGACCTCCTCCTCGACCAAGATCACCACCTCGGGCAACCCGTGGGTCTTCCGCATCGCCCCGACCTCCGCCATGGAGGCCAAGTCCTTCGCGGAGAAGCTGGACCATTTCCAGCCGGCCATCCAGAAGGCCGATTTCCTGGCGGTGAACAACGACTTCGGCCGCGGCTCGGCGGAGGAGTTCCGCAAGATGCTCCAGGCCAAGGGCGTCGAGATCGGCGTCACCGAGACGATGGCGCCGGAGGCCACCGACCTGTCGGCCCAGCTCTCCAGCATCAAGCAGTCGGGCGGCGACACGCTGTTCGTCACCACCGGCGTCGAGCAGATCACCCTGATCCTGAAGCAGGCGGCGGAGCTGCGCCTGCCGCACCGGGTCATCACCAACGGCGGCTCCTCCTCCCCCGACCAGCTCATCGCGCAGGCGGGTGCGGCGGCGGACGGCGGCTACTTCACGCTGTTCTTCGCCCCCTGGTTCCCGGAGAAGGCGGTGCACCCGACGGTCGCCAAGATCTTCGTCGATGGCTGGAACAAGAAGGGCTACGACTTCGCCGGCCTGACCGAGGGCTACCGCGGCTTTGACGGCATCATGACCATCGTGGAAGCCATCAAGAAAGCCGGCAAGGCCGAGCCGCAGGCCATCCGCGACGCGCTGTGGACCGTCAAGCTGGACGGCGTGAACGGCGACATCGCCTTCAAGAAGGACGGCCCGGAAGGCAAGGAGAGCGGCCAGAACGAGGCCAACGTCTACGTCGTCCAGGTGAAGGACGGCAAGGTGACGATGCCGTAA
- a CDS encoding branched-chain amino acid ABC transporter permease, with translation MEAHLQHLLNAVVLGGTYALLGIGLTLIFGIMRVVNFTHGELYTFGAYMAYMLAGMMGLNFFMSLAMAAVLGMALGALIEFTLLRPLKGADIDTTMLVMIGAGIAMQAGEQLVWGGVAKSVPSPFPTEPVVLGSVSVGMNRLFVLGVALLLLGGFYLLINRTKLGVAMRATFQDPDTAALMGVNRGLMYTLTFALGSGLAATAGALLGPIFVVTPTMGDLVALKAFAIVILGGLGNIPGATIGGFVLALAEEFGAGYLSSGYRDAMGFLLIIAVLIVRPQGLFAMKERIG, from the coding sequence GTGGAAGCGCATCTGCAGCACCTTCTGAACGCCGTGGTCCTGGGGGGGACCTACGCGCTGCTGGGAATCGGCCTGACGCTGATCTTCGGCATCATGCGCGTGGTCAACTTCACCCATGGCGAGCTTTACACCTTCGGCGCCTACATGGCCTACATGCTGGCCGGAATGATGGGGCTGAACTTCTTCATGTCCCTGGCGATGGCCGCCGTGCTGGGCATGGCGTTGGGCGCGCTGATCGAATTCACTCTGCTGCGCCCGCTCAAGGGCGCCGACATCGACACCACCATGCTGGTGATGATCGGCGCCGGCATCGCCATGCAGGCCGGGGAACAACTCGTCTGGGGCGGTGTCGCGAAGTCGGTGCCCAGCCCCTTCCCGACCGAGCCGGTGGTGCTGGGGTCGGTGTCGGTGGGCATGAACCGGCTGTTCGTCCTGGGCGTGGCGCTGCTGCTGCTGGGCGGCTTCTACCTGCTCATCAACCGGACCAAGCTGGGCGTCGCCATGCGCGCCACCTTCCAGGACCCGGACACGGCGGCGCTGATGGGCGTCAACCGCGGGCTGATGTACACGCTGACCTTCGCGCTCGGCTCCGGCCTCGCCGCGACGGCGGGGGCGCTGCTCGGCCCGATCTTCGTGGTCACGCCGACCATGGGCGATCTGGTGGCGCTGAAGGCCTTCGCCATCGTCATCCTGGGCGGGCTGGGCAACATCCCCGGCGCCACCATCGGCGGCTTCGTCCTGGCGCTCGCCGAGGAGTTCGGCGCCGGCTACCTGTCGTCGGGTTACCGCGACGCCATGGGCTTCCTGCTGATCATCGCCGTGCTGATCGTGCGGCCCCAGGGTCTCTTCGCCATGAAGGAGCGGATCGGATGA
- a CDS encoding branched-chain amino acid ABC transporter permease: MTTRLLPWLFVLFMAVGPLWLGDQYILYVLTSTGIFIIGAMSLNLLLGYTGQLSLGHIAFFGIGAYTSALLSLGFDLDLGGTEPFVLGPQPVWVAFLGGILMAALFGFLIGKLAFRVRGAYFVIVTISFAQVMRMVALNWVDLTEGPMALNNIPPLSVWLPWDGVIPLYKKEYNYLLVLAVAVVCFLVIQRLVQSRVGRALVALRENESLARSVGIDVTRYLVVATVIAAGMAGAAGGLYTHYIRIVDPDVFMFIYTVTMVIMVVTGGKGTLAGPIVGGLAFGILPEVLREVARPEVQWIIYGVAMIVVVFFLPQGIVPAVKNWFAGRRKRVAATALGLRKETSA, translated from the coding sequence ATGACGACGCGCCTCCTCCCCTGGCTGTTCGTCCTGTTCATGGCGGTCGGGCCGCTGTGGCTGGGCGACCAGTACATCCTCTACGTCCTGACCTCGACCGGCATCTTCATCATCGGGGCGATGAGCCTGAACCTGCTGCTCGGCTACACCGGGCAGCTCAGCCTCGGCCACATCGCCTTCTTCGGCATCGGCGCCTACACCAGCGCGCTGCTCTCGCTGGGCTTCGACCTCGACCTCGGCGGGACGGAACCCTTCGTGCTGGGGCCGCAGCCGGTGTGGGTGGCCTTCCTCGGCGGCATCCTGATGGCGGCGCTGTTCGGCTTCCTGATCGGCAAGCTCGCCTTCCGGGTGCGCGGGGCCTACTTCGTCATCGTCACCATCAGCTTCGCCCAGGTCATGCGCATGGTCGCGCTGAACTGGGTGGACCTGACCGAGGGGCCGATGGCGCTGAACAACATCCCGCCGCTGTCGGTCTGGCTGCCGTGGGACGGGGTGATCCCGCTCTACAAGAAGGAATACAACTACCTTCTGGTGCTGGCGGTCGCGGTGGTCTGCTTCCTGGTGATCCAGCGGCTGGTGCAGTCGCGGGTGGGCCGGGCGCTGGTGGCGCTGCGCGAGAACGAGTCGCTGGCGCGCTCGGTCGGGATCGACGTGACGCGCTACCTGGTCGTCGCCACGGTGATCGCGGCGGGCATGGCCGGGGCCGCGGGCGGGCTCTACACCCACTACATCCGCATCGTCGATCCGGACGTCTTCATGTTCATCTACACGGTGACGATGGTCATCATGGTGGTGACGGGCGGCAAGGGCACGCTGGCCGGCCCGATCGTCGGCGGCCTCGCCTTCGGCATCCTGCCCGAGGTGCTGCGCGAGGTGGCGCGGCCCGAGGTGCAGTGGATCATCTACGGCGTCGCCATGATCGTGGTCGTCTTCTTCCTGCCGCAGGGCATCGTCCCGGCGGTGAAGAACTGGTTCGCCGGGCGCCGCAAGCGCGTCGCCGCCACGGCGCTGGGCCTGCGCAAGGAGACCTCGGCATGA